The following coding sequences are from one Rhinoraja longicauda isolate Sanriku21f chromosome 37, sRhiLon1.1, whole genome shotgun sequence window:
- the LOC144610721 gene encoding asialoglycoprotein receptor 2-like gives MNATLVVINSDGEQEYIRRYRNCDYWIGLHCTTEGTWRWVDGSDYTVNVKFWAIDQHNGTAGDCAVVSDGGLWQYRPFSSEHFPICEQPAP, from the exons ATGAACGCTACTCTTGTGGTCATTAACAGTGACGGGGAACag GAATATATTCGACGGTATAGAAATTGTGACTATTGGATTGGACTCCATTGTACGACTGAGGGGACGTGGCGCTGGGTGGATGGCAGTGATTATACCGTGAATGTCAA GTTCTGGGCGATCGATCAACACAATGGTACGGCTGGAGATTGTGCCGTGGTATCTGATGGTGGGTTGTGGCAATATCGGCCGTTCAGTTCCGAACATTTCCCCATCTGTGAACAACCAGCACCGTGA
- the LOC144610574 gene encoding uncharacterized protein LOC144610574, whose protein sequence is MEHNDRETFGEGNPDEATGDTNEPDKLQLHWHRCKKEDGIRPIGPGRGILSAPVAYSLLGLSILVSIVALGTTVILVQHKFSEVKISNAGYLVEISKWKSNVTGDFVKIHRSIGEMQAVVSRLREDLSFGQPFDQ, encoded by the exons ATGGAGCATAACGACCGTGAAACGTTCGGTGAGGGTAACCCTGACGAAGCGACTGGAGACACAAATGAGCCGGACAAACTGCAGCTGCACTGGCATCGGTGTAAGAAAG AAGATGGTATCAGACCAATAGGGCCTGGCCGAGGAATACTCTCAGCCCCCGTCGCCTACAGTCTCCTGGGCCTTTCTATCCTGGTGTCCATCGTTGCTCTCGGTACCACGGTTATACTGG TCCAACACAAGTTCAGTGAAGTGAAGATATCAAACGCTGGCTACCTGGTGGAAATTTCCAAGTGGAAGAGTAATG TTACAGGAGACTTTGTGAAGATCCACCGCTCAATCGGCGAAATGCAGGCTGTGGTTTCACGGCTGAGGGAAG ATCTATCCTTTGGGCAGCCTTTCGACCAATGA